One part of the Mycobacterium marinum genome encodes these proteins:
- the pks2 gene encoding sulfolipid-1 biosynthesis phthioceranic/hydroxyphthioceranic acid synthase: MQKPATPVAIIGMGCRLPGGVDSPEKLWESLLRGDDLVSEIPPDRWDVDDYYDPEPGVPGRTVSRWGGFIDDVAGFDAEFFGVSEREATSIDPQHRQLLETAWEAIEHAGLDPASLSGSSTGVFVGLSHEDYLVRTVLAGDLAGPYASTGLINSVASGRIAHTLGLHGPAMTVDTACSSGLLTVHLACRSLHEGESDLALAGGCALLLEPNGSVSLSSQGMLSPTGRCHAFDVDADGFVRSEGCAVVVLKRLSDALADGDRILAVVRGTAANQDGRSETLLMPSETAQVAVYREALAAAGVDPASVGAVEVHGTGTPVGDPIEYRSLAQVYGAGGSRCMLGSVKTNIGHSESAAGTVGLIKATLSLGHGVVPPMVHHTRLPDELAEIETGLYVPHEITPWPEDQGPRRIAVSSFGMSGTNVHAILEEPPTPAPASDQGPAEPGMASPLLFALSSTSADGLRQTARELAEWVGSRADSAASTEEVDLAYTLARRRAHRPVRTAVVAASLPELVEGLQEVAEGDLMYEAAVGRGDRGPVWVFSGQGSQWAAMGADLLANEPVFAATVAAVEPIIAHESGFSVTEAMTAPEKVTGIDKVQPTLFAMQVALAATMEKTYGVRPGAVIGHSLGEAAAAVVAGSLSLEDGARVISRRSKLMLRISGAGAMASVELPAKQVNSELMARGIDDVAVAVVASPQSTVVGGATETVRDLVARWEQREVMAREVAVDVASHSPQVDPILEDLATALADIVPSAPKVPYYSATLFDPRERPTCDAAYWVDNLRNTVQFAAAVQAALEDGFRVFAELSPHPLLTHAVDQNARSLDMSAAALAGMRREQPLPHGLRGLLTDVHSAGAAVDFSVLYPAGRLVNAPLPAWTHRRFFVDGEGQDSKAQGACSLTVHPLLGAHVRLSEQPERHVWQTDVGTDTLSWLSDHQVRNVAALPGAAYCEMALAAAGEVFGEAFEVRDLAFEQMLLLDEETPIDAVASLDSPGVANFVVQTHVDGETTRHATAALRASDDESVPPAYDIAALLAAHPVSVNGAELREAFVERGIQHGPAFSGLTIARTAETEGSTVLAEVALPASIRFQQGAYGVHPALLDACFQSVAAGVKSTGGGGLLLPLGVRSLRAYGPTRNAQYCYTRVTKADANGGEADLELLDEQGCVLLAVRGLRLGTGTSESGERDRVLSERLLTLEWQQRQLPEVLDEETGSWLLISASDGEDLMATMLADALKSQGAECASMVWSAQDDLAGGIEKLGAQLRARANKGVVIVCGPRSGDADEQSLLQGREQVRHLVRITRELAELEGELPRLFVVTRQAQRVRPEDEINLEQAGLRGLLRVIGSEHPLLQTTQVDVDESTQAEQLAQQLLGGSEEDETAWRGGEWYVARLFPGPLSADERQTAIVDHERDNMRLQIRTPGDLQTLELAACDRVPPGPGQIEVAVTMSSINFADVLIAFGRYPSLEGRLPETGTDFVGVVTAVGEGVTDHQVGDRVGGFSKDGCWRSYLTCDANLAVTLPAGLSDEHAAASSTAHATAWYGLNDLAGIKAGDRVLIHSATGGVGQAAIAIARAAGAQIFATAGNAERRQLLNDMGIEHVYDSRSIEFADQIRRDTNGYGVDIVLNSLTGAAQRAGLELLAFGGRFVEIGKADVYGNTRMGLYPFRRGLTFYYVDLGLMSVIQPERVRELLSTVYNLTAEGVLSAPECTHYPLAEAAEAIRTMSNAAHTGKLLLDMPRSGRRGVVVPPEQVEVFRSDGSYIITGGLGGLGLFFASKMAAAGCGRIVLTARSQPNPKSRQAIERLRANGADIVVECGNIAEPETADRLVSAATATGLPLRGVLHAAAVVEDATLSNITDELIDRDWSPKVYGSWNLHRASTGQPLDWFCLFSSGAALMGSPGQGAYAAANSWVDAFAHWRRAQGLPVCAIGWGAWGEVGRATFLAEGGEIMIAPDEGMYAFEQMLRHARTYTGYIPIIGAPWLADLVRRSPWAEMFQSSGQNTRGPSKFLAELKLLPQEEWAGRLRRLIAEQASVILRRTVDADRPFVEYGLDSLGMLEMRTHIETETGVRLSPKVIASHNTARALSQHLADTLAEEEAQAAAS, translated from the coding sequence CCCTGGTCGAACGGTGTCGCGATGGGGTGGGTTCATCGACGACGTCGCCGGTTTCGACGCCGAGTTCTTTGGCGTCAGCGAACGGGAAGCGACCTCGATCGACCCGCAGCATCGGCAGTTGCTGGAGACCGCGTGGGAGGCGATCGAGCACGCCGGTCTCGATCCGGCGTCGTTGTCGGGATCCTCGACGGGTGTGTTCGTTGGGCTGTCCCACGAGGACTACCTGGTGCGCACCGTCCTCGCGGGCGACTTGGCGGGCCCCTACGCGTCGACAGGCCTCATCAACAGTGTGGCGTCCGGGCGCATTGCCCACACGCTGGGCCTGCACGGTCCGGCGATGACGGTGGACACCGCATGCTCTTCCGGTTTGCTCACGGTGCATCTGGCCTGCCGCAGCCTGCACGAGGGGGAGAGCGACCTCGCGTTGGCCGGCGGCTGTGCGTTGCTGCTGGAGCCCAACGGCAGTGTTTCCTTGTCCTCGCAGGGCATGCTCTCTCCGACCGGTCGCTGCCACGCGTTCGACGTCGACGCGGACGGCTTTGTGCGTTCCGAGGGTTGCGCGGTGGTTGTGCTCAAGCGACTGTCGGATGCGCTGGCCGACGGAGACCGGATCCTCGCGGTGGTACGCGGTACCGCTGCCAATCAGGACGGGCGCTCCGAGACGTTGCTCATGCCGTCGGAGACTGCGCAGGTCGCCGTCTACCGCGAAGCCCTGGCGGCGGCAGGAGTGGACCCAGCCAGCGTGGGAGCGGTGGAGGTGCACGGCACCGGTACCCCGGTCGGTGACCCGATCGAGTATCGGAGCCTGGCGCAGGTGTACGGCGCCGGCGGCAGCCGCTGCATGCTCGGATCGGTCAAGACCAATATTGGGCACAGCGAGTCCGCCGCGGGAACGGTAGGACTGATCAAGGCGACCCTGTCGCTTGGACACGGGGTGGTGCCACCGATGGTGCACCACACCCGACTGCCCGACGAGCTTGCGGAGATCGAGACGGGGCTCTATGTGCCCCACGAGATCACGCCATGGCCGGAGGACCAGGGGCCGAGGCGGATCGCGGTGTCCTCGTTCGGGATGTCGGGGACCAACGTGCACGCCATCCTCGAAGAACCGCCCACACCAGCGCCGGCAAGCGATCAAGGCCCCGCGGAGCCCGGCATGGCCAGCCCATTGCTGTTCGCTTTGTCCTCCACCTCGGCTGACGGGCTCCGGCAGACCGCACGTGAGCTCGCCGAGTGGGTGGGTAGTCGCGCGGACTCCGCGGCCTCCACCGAGGAGGTCGACCTGGCCTACACGCTGGCGCGCCGGCGTGCGCATCGGCCGGTGCGCACTGCGGTAGTCGCCGCCAGCCTGCCCGAACTGGTCGAGGGTTTGCAGGAGGTCGCCGAGGGTGACCTCATGTATGAGGCCGCGGTCGGACGCGGCGACCGGGGACCCGTATGGGTGTTCTCGGGGCAGGGGTCGCAGTGGGCCGCCATGGGCGCCGACCTGCTGGCCAACGAACCGGTGTTTGCTGCGACCGTTGCCGCGGTAGAGCCGATCATCGCCCACGAGTCGGGTTTTTCGGTGACCGAGGCGATGACGGCGCCGGAAAAGGTGACTGGGATCGACAAGGTGCAGCCGACCCTGTTCGCCATGCAGGTTGCGCTGGCCGCCACCATGGAGAAGACCTACGGGGTGCGCCCGGGTGCCGTGATTGGGCACTCGCTGGGTGAGGCGGCCGCGGCCGTCGTCGCTGGCTCGCTGTCGCTGGAAGACGGCGCACGCGTCATCAGCCGCCGGTCCAAGCTGATGCTGCGGATCTCCGGAGCCGGCGCGATGGCATCAGTGGAACTGCCTGCCAAGCAAGTGAATTCGGAGCTCATGGCCCGCGGCATCGATGACGTCGCCGTCGCGGTAGTGGCCTCGCCGCAGTCCACGGTAGTCGGCGGTGCCACCGAAACGGTGCGTGATCTCGTCGCGCGGTGGGAGCAGCGGGAGGTGATGGCGCGCGAGGTTGCAGTGGACGTGGCGTCGCACTCGCCTCAAGTCGACCCAATCCTCGAAGATCTGGCCACGGCGCTGGCGGATATCGTCCCGTCGGCTCCCAAGGTTCCGTACTACTCGGCCACTCTGTTTGATCCGCGTGAGCGGCCCACCTGCGACGCCGCTTACTGGGTGGACAACCTGCGCAACACCGTGCAGTTTGCTGCGGCGGTGCAGGCCGCGCTAGAGGACGGCTTCCGAGTCTTCGCCGAGCTCTCGCCGCACCCTCTGCTGACCCACGCCGTCGACCAGAACGCCCGCAGTCTCGACATGTCGGCGGCCGCTCTGGCCGGTATGCGGCGGGAGCAGCCGCTGCCGCACGGGTTGCGCGGCCTGCTGACCGATGTGCACAGCGCTGGCGCCGCCGTGGACTTCTCGGTGCTCTATCCAGCCGGCCGGTTGGTGAATGCGCCGCTGCCGGCGTGGACGCACCGGCGCTTCTTCGTGGACGGTGAAGGACAAGACAGCAAGGCGCAAGGTGCCTGCTCGCTCACCGTGCATCCGTTGCTCGGCGCACATGTGCGGCTGAGCGAGCAGCCGGAGCGCCATGTTTGGCAGACCGATGTCGGCACCGACACCTTGTCGTGGCTAAGCGATCACCAGGTGCGCAACGTGGCCGCCCTTCCCGGCGCGGCTTACTGCGAGATGGCGTTGGCGGCCGCCGGCGAGGTATTCGGCGAAGCATTCGAGGTCCGCGACCTGGCCTTTGAGCAGATGCTGTTGCTCGATGAGGAGACCCCGATCGACGCCGTCGCGTCGCTGGACTCGCCGGGTGTCGCCAACTTCGTGGTGCAGACCCATGTTGACGGTGAAACCACGCGCCACGCCACCGCGGCGTTGCGCGCCAGCGACGACGAATCCGTGCCGCCGGCCTACGACATCGCAGCGCTGTTGGCGGCCCACCCCGTCTCGGTCAACGGAGCCGAGTTGCGTGAAGCGTTCGTCGAACGTGGCATTCAGCACGGTCCCGCATTCAGCGGTCTGACCATCGCGCGTACCGCGGAGACAGAAGGCAGCACGGTGCTGGCCGAAGTGGCGCTGCCCGCGTCGATTCGGTTCCAGCAGGGGGCCTACGGCGTGCACCCGGCGCTGCTGGATGCCTGCTTCCAGTCCGTCGCCGCGGGCGTCAAGAGCACCGGCGGTGGCGGCTTGCTGTTGCCATTGGGTGTGCGCAGCCTGCGTGCCTACGGGCCGACCCGCAATGCCCAGTACTGCTACACGCGGGTAACCAAGGCCGACGCCAATGGAGGCGAGGCCGACCTGGAGCTGCTCGATGAGCAGGGTTGCGTGCTATTGGCCGTGCGTGGGCTGCGCCTGGGCACCGGGACCTCCGAAAGCGGTGAACGCGACCGCGTGCTCAGCGAGCGTCTGCTGACCCTCGAGTGGCAACAGCGACAGCTGCCCGAGGTCCTCGACGAGGAGACCGGCTCGTGGTTGCTCATCAGCGCCTCCGATGGTGAGGACTTGATGGCAACGATGTTGGCTGATGCTCTGAAATCCCAGGGCGCGGAGTGCGCCAGCATGGTCTGGTCGGCACAGGACGATCTGGCCGGCGGCATCGAAAAGCTGGGCGCCCAGCTTCGGGCCCGTGCCAACAAGGGTGTGGTGATCGTCTGTGGGCCACGTAGCGGCGACGCGGATGAGCAGAGCCTGCTGCAGGGTCGTGAGCAGGTGCGCCACCTGGTTCGGATCACCCGGGAGTTGGCCGAGCTGGAAGGTGAGCTGCCGCGTCTGTTCGTGGTGACCAGGCAGGCTCAGCGAGTTCGGCCAGAAGACGAGATCAATCTGGAGCAGGCCGGACTGCGCGGCCTGTTGCGGGTGATTGGCAGTGAGCATCCGCTGTTGCAGACAACCCAGGTCGACGTCGACGAAAGCACGCAGGCCGAACAGCTGGCCCAGCAACTGTTGGGAGGATCCGAGGAAGACGAGACCGCCTGGCGCGGTGGCGAGTGGTACGTGGCGCGCCTGTTCCCCGGCCCACTGAGCGCTGACGAACGGCAAACCGCCATCGTCGACCACGAGCGTGACAACATGCGGCTGCAGATCCGCACGCCGGGTGACCTGCAGACGCTGGAACTCGCCGCCTGTGACCGCGTTCCGCCGGGGCCCGGTCAGATCGAGGTCGCGGTGACCATGTCCAGCATCAACTTCGCCGATGTCCTGATCGCCTTCGGCCGGTACCCCAGCTTGGAGGGACGTCTGCCGGAGACGGGGACCGACTTCGTCGGCGTGGTGACGGCGGTCGGGGAGGGCGTCACGGATCACCAGGTCGGTGACCGGGTTGGCGGCTTCTCCAAGGACGGATGCTGGCGGAGCTACCTCACCTGTGATGCCAACCTCGCTGTCACACTGCCGGCGGGCCTGTCCGACGAGCATGCGGCCGCGTCCTCCACCGCCCACGCCACCGCGTGGTACGGCCTCAACGACCTGGCCGGAATCAAGGCCGGGGACCGGGTGCTGATCCACTCCGCAACCGGTGGTGTGGGGCAGGCGGCCATCGCGATCGCGCGCGCCGCAGGGGCGCAGATATTCGCAACAGCCGGCAATGCGGAACGTCGGCAGCTGTTGAACGACATGGGCATCGAGCACGTTTACGACTCGCGCAGCATCGAGTTCGCGGATCAGATCCGGCGCGACACAAACGGGTACGGCGTCGATATCGTGCTGAACTCGCTGACGGGTGCCGCCCAACGCGCGGGCCTGGAGCTGTTGGCCTTCGGCGGACGGTTCGTCGAGATCGGCAAGGCCGATGTGTACGGCAACACCCGGATGGGGCTGTATCCGTTCCGGCGTGGCCTGACGTTCTACTACGTGGACCTCGGGCTGATGTCGGTCATCCAGCCCGAACGGGTCCGCGAGTTGCTCTCGACGGTGTACAACCTCACCGCCGAAGGTGTGCTGAGTGCACCGGAGTGCACTCACTACCCATTGGCCGAAGCCGCCGAGGCTATCCGGACGATGAGTAACGCCGCACACACCGGCAAACTGCTGCTCGACATGCCGCGAAGTGGGCGCAGAGGGGTAGTGGTACCTCCGGAGCAGGTTGAGGTGTTCCGCAGCGACGGGTCCTACATCATCACCGGCGGCCTGGGCGGCCTGGGGCTCTTCTTCGCCTCGAAGATGGCCGCGGCGGGCTGCGGCCGGATCGTGCTGACTGCCCGCTCACAGCCCAACCCCAAATCGCGGCAGGCCATCGAGCGGCTGCGGGCCAATGGGGCTGACATCGTGGTTGAGTGCGGCAATATTGCCGAGCCCGAGACCGCTGACCGTCTGGTCAGTGCGGCGACCGCCACCGGGCTTCCGCTGCGGGGTGTGCTGCACGCGGCCGCGGTGGTCGAGGACGCCACGTTGAGCAACATCACCGACGAGCTGATCGATCGGGACTGGTCGCCCAAGGTTTACGGATCCTGGAACCTGCATCGCGCATCGACCGGACAGCCGCTCGACTGGTTCTGCTTGTTCTCCTCGGGTGCGGCCCTGATGGGTTCGCCCGGTCAGGGTGCCTACGCGGCGGCCAACAGCTGGGTCGACGCGTTCGCTCACTGGCGCCGTGCTCAGGGCCTGCCGGTCTGTGCCATCGGCTGGGGTGCGTGGGGTGAGGTCGGCCGCGCCACGTTCTTGGCCGAAGGTGGCGAAATCATGATCGCCCCCGACGAGGGTATGTACGCATTCGAGCAGATGCTGCGCCATGCCCGCACCTACACCGGCTACATCCCGATCATCGGTGCGCCATGGCTGGCAGACCTGGTCAGGCGCAGCCCGTGGGCTGAGATGTTCCAGTCCAGCGGTCAAAACACGAGGGGCCCAAGTAAATTCCTCGCGGAGCTGAAGTTGCTGCCGCAAGAGGAGTGGGCCGGTCGGCTGCGGCGTCTGATAGCCGAGCAGGCCAGTGTGATCCTGCGTCGCACAGTGGACGCGGACCGGCCGTTCGTCGAGTATGGCCTGGACTCGCTGGGCATGCTCGAGATGCGGACCCACATTGAAACCGAGACGGGGGTGCGGCTGTCGCCCAAGGTCATCGCCAGCCATAACACTGCGCGTGCCTTGTCGCAGCATCTGGCTGACACATTGGCCGAGGAAGAAGCCCAAGCCGCGGCGTCATAA
- a CDS encoding phthiocerol/phthiodiolone dimycocerosyl transferase — protein sequence MFPGAVIRKLAFSEEIYARYQAFTSFTAHVRGPVDIDAMSEAFDALLQAHPVFAAHLEEGPDGNHHIVANDLLHSGLVVIDGRRAENPHVQLDQRDSLFRLQLTLGESESLVTAYVHHSLADAHHLGSLLDELLSRYTDVVTTGDPGPITPEPAPEPAEELLKRRGIKQSALTGFERFLPLLFAYDLPPIAEEMRKFEAPEPVPVTRCRLTSQETADLVSFSRDNGLSFNAVLAAAILLAEWRLRETPHVPIPYCYAVDLRFLLSPPVGATESTNPVGLATYLAEIGPDTDITELAADIVATFRADLSDGMIHQSALRSGRILEGTPPGLPPFVLCTNVSTLPPIRTPEDVELVDFHSRIHCAMDVPFGFYACSIATDRLSIELHGSIPAPQLLLDAIRDILCSVPSEYGLFME from the coding sequence GTGTTCCCCGGAGCCGTAATCCGGAAGCTGGCGTTCAGCGAGGAAATATACGCCCGATACCAGGCTTTCACCTCGTTCACAGCGCATGTGCGAGGTCCGGTCGACATCGATGCGATGTCGGAGGCCTTCGACGCTCTCTTGCAGGCCCATCCGGTGTTCGCGGCCCATCTGGAGGAAGGCCCCGACGGGAACCACCACATTGTCGCCAATGACCTGCTGCACTCGGGGCTGGTGGTCATCGACGGCAGGCGGGCCGAAAACCCCCATGTGCAGCTCGATCAGCGCGACTCGCTGTTCAGGCTGCAGTTGACGCTCGGCGAGTCGGAGAGCCTGGTCACCGCGTATGTCCATCACAGCCTGGCCGACGCTCACCACCTCGGCAGCCTGCTTGACGAGCTGTTGTCCCGCTATACCGACGTGGTCACTACCGGCGACCCCGGTCCGATAACACCCGAGCCGGCGCCCGAACCAGCTGAAGAGCTGCTGAAGCGCCGCGGTATCAAGCAATCAGCGCTGACCGGGTTCGAGCGTTTCTTGCCGCTCTTGTTCGCCTATGACCTTCCGCCCATCGCCGAGGAGATGCGCAAGTTCGAAGCGCCCGAGCCGGTTCCGGTCACCAGGTGCCGACTCACCAGCCAGGAGACCGCCGACCTGGTCTCGTTCAGCCGAGACAATGGGCTTAGCTTCAACGCGGTGCTGGCAGCCGCTATCCTGCTCGCCGAGTGGCGGTTGCGCGAGACGCCGCACGTCCCAATTCCCTACTGCTACGCCGTAGATCTGCGCTTCCTTTTGAGCCCTCCGGTAGGGGCGACCGAGAGCACCAACCCGGTGGGATTGGCAACCTATCTCGCCGAGATTGGTCCCGACACCGACATCACCGAATTGGCAGCCGACATCGTCGCAACTTTCCGGGCTGACTTGTCCGACGGCATGATTCACCAATCGGCGCTTCGTTCCGGCAGGATCCTGGAGGGAACTCCCCCCGGACTGCCACCATTTGTCTTGTGCACGAACGTCAGTACGCTGCCGCCGATCCGCACACCGGAAGACGTGGAGCTGGTGGACTTCCACAGCAGGATCCACTGCGCGATGGATGTCCCCTTCGGCTTCTACGCCTGCTCGATCGCCACCGACCGGCTCTCGATCGAGCTGCACGGCAGCATCCCGGCGCCACAGCTCTTGTTGGACGCCATCCGCGACATCCTGTGCTCTGTTCCCTCAGAGTACGGGTTGTTCATGGAATGA
- a CDS encoding ABC transporter permease, producing the protein MIGMTSQEIAFAPAQSQHTNHSARLLISQTLVQTQRILTRWSRDFVTLIEALVFPILFMLVLKIVLGNLIYAVTHHDAMYSIVPLIALGAAITGSAFVAIDLMRERTSGLLSRLWVLPVHRMSGLMARILADAVRILFTTLVMLGVGILMGFEFRQGLIASLMWLCVPVTLGIAFAVMVTTVALYSSQAVIVEGVELTQAIAIFFSTGLIPLDQYPHWIQPVVAHQPVSYAVSAMRGLSMGGPVLFPMIGVLLWTAGICAACAVPLAVGWRRASTH; encoded by the coding sequence ATGATCGGTATGACAAGTCAAGAAATCGCGTTTGCGCCCGCACAGTCCCAGCACACCAACCACTCTGCCCGGCTGCTCATTTCGCAGACTCTGGTGCAGACCCAGCGGATACTCACGCGCTGGTCGCGTGACTTCGTCACCCTCATCGAAGCGCTGGTCTTTCCGATTCTGTTCATGCTGGTGTTGAAGATCGTGCTCGGCAATCTGATCTATGCCGTAACCCACCATGATGCGATGTACAGCATCGTTCCGTTAATCGCACTCGGCGCCGCGATCACCGGATCGGCGTTCGTCGCGATCGACCTGATGCGAGAACGCACCAGCGGACTGCTCTCCCGACTGTGGGTGCTGCCAGTGCACCGGATGTCGGGTCTGATGGCCCGCATCCTGGCAGACGCGGTTCGGATTCTGTTCACCACTCTCGTGATGCTGGGCGTGGGGATCCTGATGGGCTTCGAGTTTCGCCAAGGTCTGATCGCGAGCCTCATGTGGCTGTGCGTTCCGGTGACGCTCGGCATCGCCTTCGCCGTCATGGTCACCACCGTGGCGCTCTATTCGTCGCAGGCAGTCATCGTCGAGGGGGTCGAGTTGACCCAGGCAATCGCGATCTTCTTCTCCACGGGTCTGATTCCGCTGGACCAATACCCACACTGGATTCAGCCGGTCGTGGCCCATCAGCCAGTAAGCTATGCGGTCTCGGCGATGCGCGGATTGTCGATGGGTGGCCCGGTCCTGTTTCCGATGATCGGGGTGCTGTTGTGGACCGCCGGCATCTGCGCGGCGTGCGCGGTTCCCCTGGCCGTCGGCTGGCGACGGGCCAGCACGCATTGA
- a CDS encoding ABC transporter permease has product MSISAVDPTPVPTFKGAGPSAAKPRLSTLQQWWVLVGRFTKPRLRDPELITMVGAPVVFTVGFYIPFAIPWNHYVGGGASGVASSLGQYIAPLIVLQSISFAAISSAFRAATDSLQGINRRFRYMPIAPLTPVVARVTAAIYRCCVGLTVALICGYAIGFHFNRGPLYIVGYCLLAIAIGAVLSFGADLLGTGTKNPDAMLPLLSLPILIFGLLSVGLMPLKLFPHWIHPFVRNQPITQFVVALRALAGDTTKAAIPVTWTVMTPTLAWLAGFALLLVPVSIIVLSRRP; this is encoded by the coding sequence GTGAGCATCTCGGCGGTCGACCCGACCCCAGTCCCGACCTTCAAGGGGGCAGGCCCGAGCGCGGCGAAACCACGTCTGTCGACGCTGCAGCAATGGTGGGTGCTCGTTGGACGCTTCACCAAACCGCGCCTGCGCGACCCGGAGCTGATCACCATGGTCGGCGCGCCAGTGGTCTTCACGGTGGGCTTCTACATACCGTTCGCCATACCGTGGAATCACTATGTGGGTGGCGGCGCCTCCGGTGTCGCCAGCAGCCTGGGGCAATACATCGCCCCGCTGATCGTGCTGCAGTCCATTTCGTTCGCCGCCATCTCCTCGGCCTTTCGGGCGGCCACCGATTCCCTGCAGGGCATCAATCGACGGTTCAGGTATATGCCGATCGCCCCGTTGACACCGGTAGTCGCCCGCGTGACAGCCGCGATCTACCGCTGCTGCGTTGGTCTGACGGTGGCGCTGATCTGCGGATACGCGATCGGCTTCCACTTCAATCGCGGACCGCTCTACATCGTCGGCTACTGCCTTTTGGCGATCGCAATCGGGGCGGTGCTGTCATTCGGTGCCGACCTACTCGGCACCGGCACCAAGAACCCCGATGCCATGCTGCCGTTGCTGTCGTTGCCCATCTTGATCTTTGGGCTGTTGTCCGTTGGTCTCATGCCGCTCAAGCTGTTTCCGCATTGGATCCACCCGTTTGTTCGCAACCAACCGATAACGCAATTCGTGGTGGCGCTGCGCGCGTTGGCCGGGGATACCACCAAGGCGGCCATACCGGTGACGTGGACGGTAATGACGCCGACCTTGGCGTGGCTAGCCGGCTTCGCCCTGCTCCTGGTGCCCGTGTCCATCATCGTTTTGTCCCGGCGGCCATGA